In Thauera sp. JM12B12, one DNA window encodes the following:
- a CDS encoding ParA family protein: protein MRRVVFNQKGGVGKSTITCNLAAISAQQGKRTLVVDLDPQGNSTQYLLGAAGENLDATLADFFDQTLNFKLNPRDTEAFVVATPFERLHVMPSHPLLEELQSKLESRYKIYKLRDALEELAKDFDCVYIDTPPALNFFTRSALIAADACLIPFDCDEFSRKALYSLLENVQEIRADHNRDLQVEGIVVNQFQPRASLPQKVVQELIDEGLPVLQPYLSASVKIKESHEQAKPMVHLDPKHKLSQEFVALHDTLARTYGT, encoded by the coding sequence ATGCGTCGAGTGGTATTCAATCAGAAGGGCGGGGTCGGCAAATCGACGATCACCTGCAACCTGGCCGCGATCAGTGCACAGCAAGGCAAGCGCACCCTCGTCGTCGACCTCGACCCGCAGGGCAACTCGACGCAGTACCTGCTCGGCGCCGCGGGAGAGAACCTCGACGCCACGCTGGCCGATTTTTTCGATCAGACGCTCAACTTCAAGCTCAACCCGCGCGACACCGAGGCGTTCGTCGTCGCCACCCCGTTCGAGCGCCTGCATGTGATGCCCTCGCATCCGCTGCTCGAGGAGCTGCAGTCCAAGCTCGAGTCGCGCTACAAGATCTACAAGCTGCGCGACGCACTCGAGGAGTTGGCGAAGGACTTCGACTGCGTGTACATCGACACCCCGCCAGCGCTCAACTTCTTCACCCGCTCGGCGCTGATCGCCGCCGATGCCTGCCTGATTCCCTTCGATTGCGACGAGTTCTCGCGCAAGGCCCTGTACTCGCTGCTCGAGAACGTGCAGGAGATCAGGGCCGACCACAACCGCGACCTGCAGGTCGAGGGCATCGTGGTGAACCAGTTCCAGCCGCGCGCGAGCCTGCCGCAGAAGGTGGTGCAGGAACTCATCGACGAGGGCCTCCCGGTCTTGCAGCCCTACCTGTCGGCCTCGGTGAAGATCAAGGAGTCGCACGAGCAGGCCAAGCCGATGGTCCACCTCGACCCCAAGCACAAGCTGTCGCAGGAGTTCGTTGCCCTGCACGACACCCTCGCGCGCACGTACGGCACCTGA
- a CDS encoding NADP-dependent malic enzyme, with amino-acid sequence MDQDFIAAALDYHRSPTRGKISVVPTKGLTNQRDLALAYSPGVAAACDAIVADPAEAFELTSRGNLVAVVTNGTAVLGLGNIGPLASKPVMEGKGCLFKKFANIDVFDIELAENDPDKLIEIIAALEPTLGGINLEDIKAPECFYIEKKLRERMKIPVFHDDQHGTAIISAAGLLNGLKVIGKDIGQVKLVCSGAGAAAIACLDLMVSLGLKRENITVCDSKGVIFEGREPNMEPTKARYAQRTEARTLGDAIVGADVFLGLSTAGVLKPEMVAKMADKPLIFALANPNPEILPADAKAVRPDCIIATGRSDFPNQVNNVLCFPFIFRGALDVGATTINEEMKLACVKAIAELAEAEASDIVASAYGGQELSFGPEYIIPKPFDPRLIVKIAPAVAKAAMDSGVATKPIEDFDAYVTSLTGFVYQSGIVMKPVFSAAKAVPLEQKRVIYAEGEDERVLHAVRVVLDEGLARPILIGRPEVIEMRIKKIGLNLKPERDFDVVNPESDPRYRELWTEYYRLMSRDGVTPELAKAKIRRDTTLIGVMLLRRGDADAMVCGTFGSYDYHLKQVADVIGLAPGAKQFAAMNLLLLTKRMLAITDTYVNENPSAEEVAEIARMAADELRRFGIEPGVALLSHSNFGSSSSASARKMRRACEILRETSPDLNVDGEMHGDAALSQEMRDKLHPDSHLKGEANLLVMPNLDAANISFNLMKMANGDGVSVGPILLGAAKPVHIVTPSATVRRLVNMTALAVVDAKESRNTGA; translated from the coding sequence ATGGATCAGGATTTCATCGCCGCAGCACTCGACTATCACCGCTCGCCGACGCGCGGCAAGATTTCGGTCGTGCCCACCAAGGGCCTCACCAACCAGCGCGACCTCGCGCTCGCCTATTCGCCCGGCGTGGCCGCGGCCTGCGACGCGATCGTGGCCGATCCTGCCGAGGCCTTCGAGCTCACCAGCCGCGGCAACCTCGTCGCCGTGGTCACCAACGGCACCGCGGTGCTCGGCCTGGGCAACATCGGCCCGCTCGCCTCCAAGCCGGTCATGGAGGGCAAGGGCTGCCTGTTCAAGAAATTCGCCAACATCGACGTCTTCGACATCGAGCTGGCCGAGAACGACCCCGACAAGCTGATCGAGATCATCGCCGCGCTCGAGCCCACGCTGGGCGGCATCAACCTCGAGGACATCAAGGCGCCCGAGTGCTTCTACATCGAGAAGAAGCTGCGCGAGCGCATGAAGATCCCGGTCTTCCACGACGACCAGCACGGCACCGCGATCATTTCCGCCGCCGGCCTGCTGAATGGCCTCAAGGTCATCGGTAAGGACATCGGCCAGGTCAAGCTGGTGTGCTCGGGCGCGGGTGCGGCGGCGATCGCCTGCCTCGACCTGATGGTCAGCCTCGGCCTCAAGCGCGAGAACATCACCGTCTGCGACTCCAAGGGCGTCATCTTCGAGGGCCGCGAGCCCAACATGGAGCCGACCAAGGCGCGCTATGCGCAGCGCACCGAGGCGCGCACGCTGGGCGACGCGATCGTCGGCGCCGACGTCTTCCTCGGCCTGTCCACCGCGGGCGTGCTCAAGCCCGAGATGGTGGCGAAGATGGCCGACAAGCCGCTGATCTTCGCGCTCGCCAACCCGAACCCCGAGATCCTGCCGGCCGACGCCAAGGCCGTGCGCCCGGACTGCATCATCGCCACCGGCCGTTCGGACTTCCCGAACCAGGTCAACAACGTGCTGTGCTTCCCCTTCATCTTCCGCGGTGCGCTCGATGTCGGCGCGACCACGATCAACGAGGAGATGAAGCTCGCCTGCGTGAAGGCGATCGCCGAGCTCGCCGAGGCCGAGGCCAGCGACATCGTCGCCAGCGCCTACGGCGGCCAGGAGCTGAGCTTTGGCCCCGAGTACATCATTCCCAAGCCCTTCGATCCGCGCCTGATCGTCAAGATCGCGCCGGCGGTAGCGAAGGCGGCGATGGACTCGGGCGTGGCGACCAAGCCCATCGAAGACTTCGATGCCTACGTCACCAGCCTGACCGGCTTCGTCTACCAGTCCGGCATCGTCATGAAGCCGGTGTTCTCGGCCGCCAAGGCGGTGCCGCTGGAGCAGAAGCGCGTGATCTACGCCGAGGGCGAGGACGAGCGCGTGCTGCATGCGGTGCGCGTGGTGCTCGACGAGGGCCTGGCGCGTCCGATCCTGATCGGCCGCCCCGAGGTCATCGAGATGCGGATCAAGAAGATCGGCCTCAACCTCAAGCCCGAACGCGACTTCGACGTGGTCAATCCCGAGTCCGACCCGCGCTATCGCGAGCTGTGGACCGAGTACTACCGGCTGATGAGCCGCGACGGCGTAACGCCCGAGCTCGCGAAGGCGAAGATCCGCCGCGACACCACGCTGATCGGCGTCATGCTGCTTCGCCGTGGCGACGCCGATGCCATGGTGTGCGGCACCTTCGGCTCCTACGACTACCACCTCAAGCAGGTGGCCGACGTGATCGGACTCGCCCCGGGCGCCAAGCAGTTCGCCGCCATGAACCTGCTGCTGCTGACCAAGCGCATGCTGGCGATCACCGACACCTACGTGAACGAGAACCCGAGCGCGGAGGAGGTTGCCGAGATCGCCCGCATGGCGGCAGACGAGTTGCGCCGCTTCGGCATCGAGCCGGGCGTGGCGCTGCTGTCGCACTCCAACTTCGGCAGCTCGAGTTCGGCCTCGGCGCGCAAGATGCGCCGTGCCTGCGAGATCCTGCGCGAGACCTCGCCCGACCTCAACGTCGATGGCGAGATGCATGGCGACGCCGCGCTGTCGCAGGAGATGCGCGACAAGCTGCACCCCGACTCCCATCTCAAGGGCGAGGCCAACCTGCTGGTGATGCCCAACCTCGACGCCGCCAACATCTCCTTCAACCTGATGAAGATGGCCAACGGCGACGGCGTGTCGGTGGGGCCGATCCTGCTCGGTGCCGCCAAGCCGGTGCACATCGTGACGCCCTCGGCCACCGTGCGCCGCCTGGTGAACATGACCGCCCTCGCGGTGGTCGACGCCAAGGAATCGCGCAACACCGGCGCCTGA